A single Pseudomonas putida DNA region contains:
- a CDS encoding YqcC family protein, which translates to MIEQRILDIADHLLLIERELQVQGWWDDEPPSDEALASTVPFAVDTLSFEQWLQWIFLPRMKIIIELGHPLPNASSILVMAETVFTDRPEESRELRRLLAAFDQLIAPSA; encoded by the coding sequence ATGATCGAGCAACGCATTCTCGACATCGCCGACCATCTGCTGCTCATCGAGCGTGAGCTGCAGGTGCAGGGCTGGTGGGATGACGAGCCGCCCAGCGACGAAGCACTGGCCAGCACCGTACCGTTCGCGGTCGACACGCTCAGCTTCGAGCAGTGGTTGCAGTGGATCTTCCTGCCACGCATGAAGATCATCATCGAGCTCGGCCACCCGCTGCCCAATGCCTCGAGCATCCTGGTGATGGCGGAAACCGTGTTCACCGATCGTCCGGAGGAAAGCCGCGAGCTGCGCCGGCTGTTGGCAGCATTCGATCAATTGATCGCTCCTTCCGCCTGA
- a CDS encoding heme ABC transporter ATP-binding protein, producing MLQVEGLHLKRGSNDVLLGIDLQLSPGQVVGVLGPNGAGKSSLLGVMCGELAPDRGNVTLQGRPLADWAGPERARHLAVLPQVSSLGFSFKVEEVVAMGRMPHDTGQRRDAEIVAEALQAADASHLVGRSYLALSGGERQRVHLARVLAQLWPGEEGTTLLLDEPTSMLDPLHQHTTLEAVRCFADSGAAVLVILHDLNLAARYCDRILLLESGRCHALATPPEVLTPASLKVVFGIDVLVQAHPERGHPLIITR from the coding sequence ATGTTGCAAGTCGAGGGGCTGCACCTGAAGCGGGGCAGCAATGACGTGTTGCTCGGGATTGATCTGCAGTTGAGCCCAGGGCAGGTGGTGGGCGTTCTCGGCCCCAATGGCGCCGGCAAGAGCAGCCTGCTCGGGGTGATGTGCGGCGAGTTGGCGCCGGATCGCGGAAATGTGACGCTGCAAGGGCGGCCGCTGGCTGACTGGGCTGGGCCGGAGCGTGCAAGGCACCTGGCGGTGCTGCCGCAGGTTTCCAGCCTGGGGTTCTCGTTCAAGGTCGAGGAAGTGGTGGCCATGGGGCGCATGCCCCACGACACCGGGCAACGGCGTGACGCAGAGATCGTAGCAGAGGCTCTGCAGGCAGCGGATGCCTCGCACCTGGTGGGGCGAAGTTACCTGGCCTTGTCTGGCGGCGAGCGGCAGAGGGTGCACCTGGCCCGCGTGCTGGCTCAGCTTTGGCCTGGTGAAGAGGGCACCACGCTGTTGCTTGATGAGCCGACTTCGATGCTCGACCCACTGCATCAGCACACTACCCTGGAGGCCGTGCGCTGTTTTGCCGACAGCGGCGCCGCCGTGCTGGTGATCCTGCATGACCTGAACCTGGCGGCGCGCTACTGTGATCGCATCTTGCTACTCGAAAGCGGGCGCTGCCATGCCCTGGCCACACCACCGGAGGTACTGACACCGGCTTCACTCAAGGTGGTCTTCGGTATCGACGTGCTGGTGCAGGCGCACCCTGAGCGGGGGCACCCGTTGATCATTACCCGCTAG
- the mrcB gene encoding penicillin-binding protein 1B: MTRTRNPRTPQKRPTGRSRAWLGWALKLSLVGLVIVAGFAVYLDAVVQEKFSGKRWTIPAKVYARPLELFSGQKLSKNDFLTELDALGYRRESAANGPGAAAVNGNTVDLNTRGFQFYEGMEPAQFVRVRFSGDYVAELAGANGKKLDVVRLEPLMIGGIYPKNLEDRILIKIDQVPPYLLETLVATEDRDFYSHFGVSPKSIARAMWVNTSSGSMRQGGSTLTQQLVKNFYLTSERSLSRKLTEAMMAVLLEMHYDKREILEAYLNEVFVGQDGQRAVHGFGLASQFFFSQPLSELKLHQIALLVGMVKGPSYYNPRRYPERALARRNLVLDLVAEQGVASQAEVDAAKKMPLGVTKRGSLADSSFPAFLDLVKRQLRQDYRDEDLTEEGLRIFTSFDPILQMKAETSMAETFKRLAGRKGADEVESAMVVTNPETGEVQALIGSRQSGYAGFNRAIDAVRPIGSLVKPAVYLTALEQPSKYTLTTWVQDEPFSVKGADGQVWRPQNYDRRSHGTIYLYQGLANSLNLSTAKLGLEVGVPNVIKTIGRLGVNVDWPAFPAMLLGAGGMSPMQVATMYQTIANGGFNTPMRGIRSVLTAEGEPLKRYPFQIQQTFDPGSIYLVQNAMQRVMREGTGRSVYNVLPSSLTLAGKTGTSNDSRDSWFSGFSQDLLAVVWMGRDDNGKTPFTGATGALQVWTSFMKKADPLPLDMPQPDNVVQAWIDPYSGHGSDRSCPGAVQMPYIRGSEPPAGATCGGEQNPVESVMDWVKGWMN; encoded by the coding sequence ATGACTCGAACCCGAAATCCTCGTACCCCTCAGAAACGCCCGACCGGCCGCTCGCGCGCCTGGCTGGGCTGGGCCTTGAAGCTCAGCCTGGTCGGCCTGGTGATTGTTGCCGGCTTCGCGGTTTACCTCGATGCCGTCGTCCAGGAGAAGTTCTCCGGCAAGCGCTGGACCATTCCGGCCAAGGTGTATGCCCGGCCGCTGGAGCTATTCTCTGGCCAGAAACTGAGCAAGAACGACTTCCTCACCGAACTCGATGCCCTCGGCTACCGGCGTGAAAGCGCGGCCAACGGCCCGGGCGCGGCAGCGGTCAACGGCAATACCGTCGACCTCAACACCCGTGGCTTCCAGTTCTACGAGGGTATGGAGCCTGCGCAGTTCGTGCGAGTGCGCTTCTCTGGTGACTACGTGGCTGAGCTTGCCGGTGCCAACGGCAAGAAGCTCGACGTGGTTCGACTCGAACCGCTGATGATCGGCGGTATCTACCCGAAAAACCTCGAAGACCGCATCCTGATCAAGATCGACCAGGTACCGCCGTACCTGCTCGAGACCCTGGTAGCCACCGAGGACCGGGACTTCTACAGCCACTTCGGTGTGTCGCCCAAGTCCATTGCCCGGGCCATGTGGGTCAATACCTCGTCCGGCTCGATGCGCCAGGGCGGCAGTACCCTGACCCAGCAGCTGGTAAAGAATTTCTACCTGACCAGTGAACGCAGCCTCAGCCGCAAGCTGACCGAAGCGATGATGGCTGTGCTGCTGGAAATGCACTACGACAAGCGCGAAATTCTCGAGGCCTACCTCAATGAAGTGTTCGTCGGCCAGGATGGCCAGCGCGCAGTGCATGGCTTCGGCCTGGCCAGCCAGTTCTTCTTCAGCCAGCCGCTGTCAGAGCTGAAACTGCACCAGATCGCCTTGCTGGTAGGCATGGTCAAGGGGCCGTCCTATTACAACCCGCGGCGTTACCCTGAGCGTGCGCTGGCGCGGCGTAACCTGGTCCTCGACCTGGTGGCCGAGCAGGGCGTGGCCAGCCAGGCGGAAGTCGATGCGGCGAAGAAGATGCCGCTAGGCGTGACCAAGCGCGGCAGCCTTGCCGACAGCTCGTTCCCGGCCTTCCTTGACCTGGTCAAGCGTCAGCTGCGCCAGGACTACCGCGACGAAGACTTGACCGAAGAAGGCCTGCGCATCTTCACCAGTTTCGACCCGATCCTGCAGATGAAGGCCGAAACCTCCATGGCCGAAACCTTCAAGCGCCTGGCCGGGCGCAAAGGTGCCGACGAGGTGGAATCGGCGATGGTCGTGACCAACCCGGAAACCGGCGAAGTGCAGGCACTGATCGGCAGCCGCCAGTCCGGTTATGCGGGCTTCAACCGTGCCATTGACGCCGTGCGGCCGATCGGCTCGCTGGTCAAGCCGGCGGTCTACCTGACCGCATTGGAGCAGCCAAGCAAGTACACCCTGACCACCTGGGTGCAGGACGAGCCGTTCTCGGTCAAGGGTGCCGATGGCCAAGTGTGGCGCCCGCAGAACTATGACCGGCGCTCGCACGGCACGATCTACCTGTACCAGGGCCTGGCCAACTCGCTGAACCTGTCGACCGCGAAACTCGGCCTGGAAGTGGGTGTGCCGAACGTGATCAAGACCATTGGCCGCCTTGGCGTCAACGTCGATTGGCCGGCCTTCCCGGCGATGCTGCTGGGCGCTGGCGGCATGTCGCCGATGCAGGTCGCGACCATGTATCAGACCATTGCCAACGGTGGTTTTAATACGCCGATGCGCGGCATCCGCAGCGTGCTCACCGCCGAAGGCGAGCCGCTCAAGCGCTACCCGTTCCAGATCCAGCAGACCTTCGACCCAGGTTCCATCTACCTGGTGCAGAACGCCATGCAGCGGGTGATGCGTGAGGGTACCGGCCGCTCGGTATACAACGTGCTGCCAAGTTCGCTGACCCTGGCGGGCAAGACCGGTACCAGTAACGACTCGCGCGACAGCTGGTTCTCTGGCTTCAGCCAGGACCTGCTGGCCGTGGTGTGGATGGGCCGTGACGATAACGGTAAAACGCCATTTACCGGTGCCACCGGCGCCTTGCAGGTCTGGACCAGCTTCATGAAGAAGGCCGACCCGCTGCCGTTGGACATGCCGCAGCCAGACAACGTGGTGCAGGCGTGGATCGACCCGTACAGTGGCCACGGCTCCGACAGAAGCTGTCCGGGAGCCGTGCAGATGCCGTATATTCGCGGCAGCGAACCGCCTGCCGGTGCAACCTGTGGCGGCGAGCAGAATCCCGTAGAGTCGGTCATGGACTGGGTCAAGGGCTGGATGAACTGA
- a CDS encoding heme/hemin ABC transporter substrate-binding protein, which translates to MMRRPAALLALCAALVVATQALAAELPQRWVSAGGALSEWISALGGEPRLVGVDTTSQHPESLKALPSIGYQRQLSAEGILSLRPDVLVGTEEMGPPPVLAQVRKAGVRVELLSSQAELAAVDQNLKQLGALLGAEEKAAQLSASYHQQLEALQLQVKQAQQNHKAPGVLLLVGHAGAKPLIAGQGSAGDWVLRQAGARNLAEHQGYKNFSNEALAALDPDVVVFSDRALSGEQALQALLKENPALAVSRAVRDKRLVSLDPTLLVGGLGPRLPAALQELATAFYPASAATK; encoded by the coding sequence ATGATGCGCCGTCCCGCTGCCTTGCTCGCCCTGTGCGCAGCTCTCGTTGTTGCCACCCAGGCCTTGGCCGCCGAACTGCCGCAGCGCTGGGTCAGTGCGGGCGGGGCGCTGAGCGAGTGGATCAGTGCACTGGGCGGCGAGCCGCGCCTGGTGGGCGTCGATACTACCAGCCAGCACCCTGAGTCGCTGAAGGCCTTGCCGAGTATCGGTTATCAGCGGCAGTTGTCGGCCGAGGGCATCCTCAGCTTGCGCCCGGATGTGCTGGTCGGCACCGAAGAGATGGGGCCGCCACCTGTGCTTGCGCAGGTGCGCAAGGCGGGCGTGCGTGTCGAGCTGCTCTCCAGCCAGGCCGAGCTGGCTGCCGTGGACCAGAACCTCAAGCAGCTGGGGGCTTTGTTGGGTGCCGAGGAGAAAGCGGCACAGTTGTCTGCCAGCTATCACCAGCAACTCGAAGCGTTGCAACTGCAGGTGAAGCAGGCCCAGCAGAATCACAAGGCGCCAGGTGTGTTGCTGCTGGTTGGCCATGCCGGCGCCAAACCGCTGATTGCCGGGCAGGGCTCGGCAGGGGACTGGGTGTTGCGCCAAGCCGGGGCGCGTAACCTGGCTGAGCACCAAGGCTACAAGAACTTTTCCAATGAGGCGCTGGCGGCGCTCGACCCGGATGTAGTGGTGTTTTCCGATCGTGCCCTGAGTGGCGAGCAGGCCTTGCAGGCACTGCTCAAGGAAAACCCGGCACTGGCAGTTTCGCGTGCAGTGCGCGACAAACGCCTGGTATCGCTCGACCCGACATTGCTTGTGGGCGGCCTTGGCCCGCGCCTGCCAGCTGCCTTGCAGGAACTGGCGACTGCGTTCTACCCGGCAAGTGCAGCTACTAAATGA
- a CDS encoding AAA family ATPase, whose protein sequence is MSQALINALQNPALFPHPVDGFQLIETHISWVLLTGEYAYKIKKPMNFGFLDFTSLDQRQHFCNEELRLNQRLTEGLYLEVLPITGSAEAPQIGGEGEVIEYVLKMRQFPQGQMLNTLQANGELNTGHIDQMARQIAEFHLQTTKVPADQPYGSPESVMAPVEQNFEQIRPFLTDKADLQQLDNLQAWARSSFERLQGLFAARKANGFTRECHGDIHLGNATVIDGKVVIFDCIEFNEPFRKTDVWADTGFLAMDLEDRGLKCLARRFVSQYLELTGDYEGLEVLNFYKAYRALVRAKIALFSMPADADGVQRATSLRTYRNYANLAESYSAIPSRLMAITHGVSAVGKSHVAMRLVEALGAVRVRSDVERKRLFGEQPQQNAGQLTAGIYDQDASAATYQRLHELAATILRAGFPVVLDATYLKAEQRQAAAAVASETGVPFLILDCHAPEAVIASWLEQRQAENSDPSDATLEVVKAQQASREPLDAQELVHSTRIDTQEASGMDQVIEQIRQRLPGL, encoded by the coding sequence GTGAGCCAAGCCTTGATCAACGCATTGCAGAACCCTGCCCTGTTCCCTCACCCTGTGGACGGGTTCCAGCTCATCGAGACGCACATCTCCTGGGTCCTGCTCACCGGCGAGTACGCCTACAAAATCAAGAAGCCGATGAACTTCGGCTTCCTGGACTTCACCAGCCTGGACCAGCGCCAGCATTTCTGTAACGAAGAATTGCGCCTGAACCAGCGCCTGACCGAAGGCCTGTACCTTGAAGTACTGCCAATCACCGGCAGTGCCGAAGCCCCGCAGATCGGCGGTGAAGGCGAAGTGATCGAGTATGTGCTGAAGATGCGCCAGTTCCCTCAAGGCCAGATGCTCAACACCCTGCAAGCCAACGGCGAGCTGAACACTGGCCACATCGACCAGATGGCCCGGCAGATTGCCGAGTTTCACCTGCAGACTACGAAAGTGCCCGCCGATCAGCCGTATGGCTCGCCTGAAAGCGTCATGGCCCCGGTCGAGCAGAATTTCGAACAGATCCGCCCGTTCCTCACCGACAAGGCCGACCTGCAGCAACTGGACAACCTGCAAGCCTGGGCACGCAGCAGTTTCGAGCGCCTTCAAGGCCTGTTCGCGGCGCGCAAGGCCAATGGTTTTACCCGCGAATGCCATGGCGACATCCATTTGGGTAACGCGACCGTGATTGACGGCAAGGTCGTGATCTTCGACTGCATCGAGTTCAATGAGCCATTCCGCAAGACCGATGTGTGGGCCGACACCGGCTTCCTCGCCATGGACCTGGAAGACCGAGGCCTCAAGTGCCTGGCACGACGCTTCGTCAGCCAGTACCTGGAGCTGACCGGCGACTATGAAGGCCTGGAAGTGCTCAACTTCTACAAGGCCTACCGCGCTCTGGTCCGCGCCAAGATCGCCCTGTTCAGCATGCCGGCCGATGCGGACGGTGTGCAGCGTGCCACCAGCCTGCGTACCTACCGCAACTACGCCAACCTGGCAGAAAGCTACAGCGCCATTCCTTCCCGCCTGATGGCTATCACCCATGGCGTGTCGGCGGTAGGCAAGAGCCACGTGGCCATGCGTCTGGTCGAGGCCCTCGGCGCGGTTCGCGTGCGATCCGATGTGGAGCGCAAGCGCCTGTTCGGCGAACAGCCGCAACAGAACGCGGGGCAGCTCACTGCCGGCATCTATGACCAGGACGCCAGCGCAGCGACCTACCAGCGCCTGCATGAACTGGCCGCGACAATTCTGCGTGCCGGCTTCCCGGTGGTGCTCGATGCCACTTACCTCAAGGCTGAACAGCGCCAGGCCGCCGCAGCCGTGGCCAGCGAGACTGGCGTCCCGTTCCTGATCCTCGACTGCCATGCCCCGGAAGCGGTGATCGCCAGCTGGCTGGAGCAGCGCCAGGCCGAGAACAGCGACCCGTCGGATGCCACACTGGAGGTGGTCAAGGCCCAGCAGGCCAGCCGTGAGCCACTGGATGCACAGGAGCTGGTCCACAGCACCCGCATCGATACCCAGGAAGCCAGCGGCATGGACCAGGTGATCGAACAGATTCGTCAGCGCCTGCCAGGCCTGTAA
- a CDS encoding ChaN family lipoprotein produces MTHPLLCGSLLCLVLALSGCQASLPPLPAWQSSEGRDNAELGQIHDLASGQVISPEQLIESLADAPRVLVGEKHDNPDHHALQLWLMRALQQRRAQGSLLLEMLQPEQQPRVDALAGQATLPQDLPKALAWEDGWDWQLYGPIVREALQHHVPLLAANLSPTEMRQVYRYPAVLPGTQSNAPAVRAALLEQVKQGHCGLLPESQLPAMLAVQQQRDRRIAERLLAAPQPALLLTGAYHARKDLGVPLHLADLGAKGASKVVLLAEAGEQVEPGMADYVWYTAAMPEQDYCAQLR; encoded by the coding sequence ATGACTCATCCGTTGCTGTGCGGTTCGTTACTTTGCCTGGTGCTTGCGCTGAGTGGTTGCCAGGCCAGCTTGCCGCCGTTGCCTGCCTGGCAGAGCAGCGAAGGGCGCGATAACGCCGAGCTGGGGCAGATCCACGACCTGGCCAGCGGGCAGGTGATCAGCCCTGAGCAGCTGATCGAGAGCCTGGCCGATGCGCCGCGCGTGCTGGTCGGTGAGAAGCATGACAACCCGGATCATCACGCCTTGCAGCTGTGGTTGATGCGTGCGTTGCAGCAACGCCGGGCGCAGGGCAGCCTGCTGCTGGAAATGCTGCAACCCGAGCAGCAGCCCCGCGTCGATGCGCTCGCGGGGCAGGCGACCTTGCCGCAGGACCTGCCCAAGGCCCTGGCTTGGGAAGATGGCTGGGATTGGCAACTTTACGGCCCTATCGTGCGAGAGGCTTTGCAGCACCATGTTCCGCTGCTGGCGGCCAACCTGTCACCCACAGAAATGCGCCAGGTCTATCGGTATCCGGCGGTTCTGCCGGGAACCCAGTCCAATGCGCCAGCGGTCAGGGCGGCACTGCTTGAACAGGTGAAGCAGGGGCATTGTGGTCTACTGCCGGAGAGCCAACTGCCAGCGATGCTGGCCGTGCAACAACAGCGGGATCGGCGTATTGCCGAACGGCTGCTGGCGGCGCCGCAGCCAGCATTGCTTTTGACCGGTGCGTACCATGCGCGCAAGGACCTGGGGGTGCCTTTGCATCTCGCCGATCTGGGCGCCAAGGGCGCGAGCAAGGTCGTGCTGCTGGCCGAGGCAGGCGAGCAGGTCGAGCCTGGGATGGCCGACTATGTCTGGTACACGGCCGCGATGCCAGAGCAGGACTACTGCGCCCAGCTGAGGTAG
- a CDS encoding FecCD family ABC transporter permease encodes MLAVWLSLALGPVSLPLVDTLRAGLRLLGLPVAADGLQQAEMILGQIRLPRTLLGLAVGAVLALSGVAMQGLFRNPLADPGLVGVAAGAAMGAAVAIVGGSWLGGMPDALAPYLLSLCAFIGGLGVTALVYRLGRRDGQTNVATMLLAGVAMTALGGAAVGLFSYLADDATLRTLTFWNLGSLNGASYERLWPLLLIAGGVAMWLPRRAKALNALLLGESEARHLGVDVERLKRELVFCTALGVGAAVAAAGLIGFIGLVVPHLVRLLAGPDHRVVLPASLLAGGILMLFADLAARLLLAPAELPIGIVTAFIGAPFFLILLIRGRS; translated from the coding sequence CTGCTGGCAGTCTGGCTGTCGCTGGCCTTGGGGCCGGTCAGCCTGCCGCTGGTCGATACCCTGCGTGCTGGCCTGCGCCTGTTGGGGCTGCCAGTTGCAGCCGACGGTCTGCAGCAGGCCGAGATGATCCTGGGGCAGATCCGTCTGCCGCGCACCTTGCTGGGGTTGGCAGTGGGCGCGGTACTGGCATTGTCTGGTGTGGCCATGCAGGGGCTGTTTCGCAACCCGCTGGCCGACCCGGGCCTGGTGGGGGTTGCCGCTGGGGCGGCGATGGGGGCGGCGGTGGCCATTGTCGGTGGCAGTTGGCTGGGGGGTATGCCGGATGCGCTTGCTCCCTACCTGTTGTCGCTGTGCGCCTTCATCGGCGGACTGGGCGTGACCGCGCTGGTTTATCGCCTGGGGCGTCGCGACGGTCAGACCAATGTCGCGACGATGCTGCTGGCCGGTGTGGCCATGACTGCACTGGGCGGTGCTGCCGTAGGTTTGTTTTCCTACCTGGCCGATGATGCCACCCTGCGTACGCTGACCTTCTGGAACCTGGGCAGCCTCAATGGTGCAAGTTACGAGCGCCTTTGGCCTTTGCTGCTGATCGCAGGCGGTGTGGCGATGTGGTTGCCGCGCCGCGCGAAGGCGTTGAATGCGTTGTTGCTGGGAGAGTCGGAGGCACGGCACCTGGGGGTTGACGTCGAACGGCTCAAGCGCGAGTTGGTGTTCTGCACGGCGTTGGGTGTGGGCGCAGCAGTGGCGGCTGCGGGGCTGATCGGTTTCATCGGCCTGGTGGTACCCCACCTGGTGCGTTTGCTGGCCGGGCCCGATCACCGCGTGGTACTGCCTGCATCGTTGCTGGCTGGGGGCATACTCATGCTGTTCGCCGATCTCGCAGCCAGGCTGCTGCTGGCACCTGCTGAGCTGCCGATCGGTATCGTCACAGCTTTTATTGGCGCGCCGTTCTTCCTGATTCTGCTGATACGAGGGCGCAGTTGA
- a CDS encoding TfoX/Sxy family protein — translation MNDELQHLKNLGKTSAQWLHAAGIHSASDLRRLGAVGAYQAVKTRGFRASKVLLYAIEGALLDMHWNDLPAERKEALNQQLDAKCPMQKNMK, via the coding sequence ATGAACGATGAATTGCAGCACCTGAAGAATCTTGGCAAGACCTCCGCGCAGTGGTTGCATGCGGCTGGTATCCACAGTGCATCGGACTTGCGTCGGTTGGGCGCCGTGGGTGCCTACCAGGCGGTGAAAACACGAGGATTCAGGGCGTCGAAGGTGCTGTTGTATGCCATTGAAGGTGCATTGCTGGACATGCACTGGAACGATTTGCCAGCCGAACGCAAAGAAGCGCTCAACCAACAACTCGATGCAAAATGCCCTATGCAAAAAAATATGAAATAA
- a CDS encoding tetratricopeptide repeat protein, which translates to MRCELNKWLFPAVTALVVLQGCSTVQRGNIPVVDSSTRVSNSERVQANRSAAGMSNGTSQAQSLPEDSGVTVMIPQGAGAAGIQTFPAANGAAPISTGPITPGPVSSGPVTSVPMTTNPNPIADEPFDIASMNSTPAASGAPTGIPRSNTASGGLSADEQLDGPVLALLTTAQSQQGTGDYNGAASSLERAQRIAPREPQVLFRLAQVRLSQGDAPQAEQLARRALTYANGRPDLQAELWNTIAQAREKQGDSAGAALARQKARVNS; encoded by the coding sequence ATGAGGTGTGAATTGAATAAGTGGCTGTTTCCTGCCGTGACGGCGCTGGTGGTGCTCCAGGGTTGTTCGACCGTGCAGCGTGGCAACATTCCGGTGGTGGACTCGAGCACCCGGGTGTCCAATAGTGAGCGTGTCCAGGCCAATCGTTCGGCTGCGGGCATGAGCAACGGCACCTCGCAGGCGCAGTCGCTGCCCGAGGACTCAGGCGTGACCGTCATGATTCCGCAAGGCGCTGGTGCTGCCGGCATCCAGACGTTCCCGGCGGCCAACGGCGCGGCGCCGATCAGTACCGGCCCGATCACGCCAGGCCCGGTTAGTTCGGGTCCGGTCACTTCGGTGCCAATGACCACCAATCCTAACCCGATTGCCGATGAACCGTTCGATATCGCCTCGATGAACAGCACGCCAGCTGCTTCTGGCGCACCGACCGGCATTCCGCGCAGCAATACGGCTTCCGGTGGTCTGTCGGCCGATGAACAGCTCGACGGCCCGGTGCTGGCGCTGCTGACTACCGCCCAGTCGCAGCAGGGCACCGGTGACTACAATGGTGCCGCCTCAAGCCTGGAGCGTGCCCAGCGCATCGCCCCGCGCGAGCCGCAGGTGCTGTTCCGCCTGGCCCAGGTGCGCCTGTCGCAAGGCGACGCGCCGCAGGCCGAGCAACTGGCCCGCCGTGCGCTGACCTACGCCAATGGCCGCCCCGACCTGCAGGCCGAGCTGTGGAATACCATTGCCCAGGCCCGCGAGAAGCAGGGTGACAGCGCCGGTGCCGCCCTGGCGCGGCAGAAAGCGCGGGTCAACTCGTGA
- a CDS encoding acetolactate synthase 3 large subunit: MELLSGAEMVVRFLRDEGVKHIYGYPGGALLHVYDALFKEPEVEHILVRHEQAATHMADGYARATGKAGVVLVTSGPGATNAITGIATAYMDSIPMVILSGQVPSTMVGTDAFQETDMIGISRPIVKHSFMIKNPTEIPEVLKKAFYLAQSGRPGPVVVDIPKDMTNPAEKFEYVYPKKVKLRSYSPAVRGHSGQIRKAAEMLLAAKRPIVYAGGGVILGGGSEALTEIAKSLNLPVTNTLMGLGGFPGTDRQFLGMLGMHGSFTANMAMHNADVIFAVGARFDDRVVNGPAKFCPNAKIIHVDIDPASISKMIKADVPIVGPVDSVLSEMLGILKEIGEQPDKAALDAWWKQIDEWRGNGELFPYDKGDGNVIKPQKVIETLCEVTNGDAFVTSDVGQHQMFAAQYYRFNKPNRWINSGGLGTMGFGFPAAMGVKLNFPDQDVACVTGEGSIQMNIQELSTCMQYGLPVKIVNLNNGVLGMVRQWQDMAYNGRHSHSYVESLPDFIKLAEAYGHVGIRITSLKDLKPKLEEAFAMKDRLVFIDIAVDRSEHVYPMQIKDGSMRDMWLSKTERT; this comes from the coding sequence GTGGAGCTTTTATCTGGCGCTGAGATGGTCGTCCGCTTCTTGCGTGACGAAGGCGTTAAGCACATCTACGGGTACCCTGGTGGTGCTCTCCTTCATGTTTACGACGCACTGTTCAAAGAACCGGAAGTGGAACACATCCTGGTTCGTCACGAGCAGGCGGCAACCCATATGGCGGACGGCTACGCCCGCGCCACCGGCAAGGCCGGTGTGGTGCTGGTAACCTCCGGCCCGGGCGCAACCAATGCTATTACCGGCATTGCCACCGCCTACATGGACTCGATTCCGATGGTCATCCTGTCCGGCCAGGTGCCTAGCACCATGGTTGGTACCGATGCCTTCCAGGAAACCGACATGATCGGTATCTCGCGGCCGATCGTGAAGCACAGCTTCATGATCAAGAATCCGACCGAGATCCCTGAAGTACTCAAGAAAGCCTTCTACCTGGCGCAATCCGGTCGCCCAGGCCCGGTCGTGGTCGACATTCCAAAAGATATGACCAATCCGGCCGAGAAGTTCGAGTACGTCTATCCGAAGAAGGTCAAGCTGCGCTCGTACAGCCCGGCTGTACGTGGTCACTCCGGCCAGATCCGCAAGGCTGCCGAGATGCTCCTGGCTGCCAAGCGCCCGATCGTCTACGCCGGTGGCGGCGTGATTCTCGGCGGTGGCTCCGAAGCGCTGACCGAAATCGCCAAATCGCTGAACCTGCCAGTCACCAACACCCTGATGGGTCTGGGCGGCTTCCCGGGTACTGACCGTCAGTTCCTCGGCATGCTCGGCATGCACGGCAGCTTCACCGCCAACATGGCCATGCACAATGCCGACGTGATCTTCGCAGTCGGTGCGCGTTTCGACGACCGCGTGGTCAACGGCCCGGCCAAGTTCTGCCCGAACGCCAAGATCATCCATGTCGACATCGACCCTGCGTCGATTTCCAAGATGATCAAGGCCGACGTGCCGATCGTCGGCCCGGTCGACAGCGTGCTCAGCGAAATGCTCGGTATCCTCAAGGAAATCGGCGAGCAGCCTGACAAGGCGGCGCTGGATGCCTGGTGGAAGCAGATCGACGAGTGGCGTGGCAATGGTGAACTTTTCCCTTACGACAAGGGCGACGGCAACGTCATCAAGCCGCAGAAGGTCATCGAGACGCTCTGCGAAGTGACCAATGGCGATGCCTTCGTCACTTCCGACGTTGGTCAGCACCAGATGTTCGCGGCGCAATACTACCGCTTCAACAAGCCGAACCGCTGGATCAACTCCGGTGGCCTGGGCACCATGGGCTTCGGCTTCCCGGCGGCGATGGGCGTCAAGCTCAACTTCCCGGATCAGGACGTGGCCTGCGTGACCGGCGAAGGCAGCATCCAGATGAACATCCAGGAGCTGTCCACCTGCATGCAGTACGGCCTGCCGGTGAAGATCGTCAACCTGAACAACGGTGTGTTGGGCATGGTTCGCCAATGGCAGGACATGGCCTACAACGGTCGTCACTCGCACTCGTACGTCGAGTCGCTGCCTGACTTCATCAAGCTGGCCGAGGCCTATGGCCATGTGGGTATCCGCATCACCAGCCTGAAAGACCTCAAGCCGAAGCTGGAAGAAGCGTTTGCGATGAAGGACCGCCTGGTGTTCATCGACATCGCGGTCGACCGCAGCGAGCACGTCTATCCGATGCAGATCAAGGATGGCTCGATGCGTGACATGTGGCTGAGCAAGACGGAGCGTACCTGA